TTACTGATTGGAATTTTTTCAATAGTGGCCCTGAAAAACATCAAGCGTATGCTTTCCAGTGGTTCACGATGGCAATAGCTGTCTGGCTTTTATGGGCTTATTCAGCCACAAATATTATTTTTAGATTACGTCGTAGATTGAGTAGAAGTTTGAAAAAGGAGTTTTAAAATGAAATCAAATAGTCAGCCAGTTTCACCTGAAAGAAATCTGAGCAAAAGGAAGCCAGCGAATAAAATCATTCAAGGACTCTCAGTGCTAGCATCCGTCGTACTCCCAATTACAGCTGCCTATGTCGTTTACTATACGGGCTTAGGCATGCCTAAAGAGACAATTAATCAAGGTGAATTATTGCAGCCCCCATTTGATATCACTGAAATAAAAATCACCTTTCAAGGACAACAGCAATCCCTGGCACAAGAGGGAGAATCAAAATGGCGCTATCTAATATTAAGTGACAGTGATTGTGGTAAAGATTGTGAAGATCTCTTGTATATAAGTAGGCAGGTTCATATTCGGCTGGGGGAAAAAGCTCATAGGGTTGAGAGGCTACTGGTGGTTGGTGATAGTTTGGATGAAAAACGACAAGAACAAATACAAACTGAGCATCCGAAACTAAAAATAGTTAATTTGGATGATGAAAACTTTAAGCAGTTGGTACAGAAAACTGATCATGACGGTGTGACTTCAACCAAGGCATTGCTGGTTGATCAGGAGGGTTATGCAATGATGGCCTATGATCGGCAGCATAGCGGAAACCAATTACTTAAAGATATAAAAAGATTATTGAAGTACTCCTACGAGCAATAAGATTAGTATTCGGAGATTTTCAGTAGTGTCTAAACAAGAAACCCCTAAGAATTGGCGACATATCATTACCTGGGCGGCCTGTATTCTAGCTGTCGTAGTTGTTGTTCTAGGTGCATTTACTAGGTTGGTGGATGCCGGTTTGGGCTGTCCAGACTGGCCTGGTTGTTATGGTCATCTCACCTGGCCGAATGATATAAAAGAAATTAAAACGGCCAATATGATTTTTCCGGACTCTCCGGTAGATGTTAGTAAAACTTGGCCGGAAATGGTTCATCGATACTTTGCAGGAACTTTACTTTTATTCGTTGTATTACTCACTTATCTTGCTTGGAGAGATCGGCAAGCCCCAACCTTTAAGCAAACACATATTCTTTTAATTATTATTATACTGCAAGCTGCTTTTGGGATGTGGACGGTAACCTTGAAGCTTTGGCCGCAGGTAGTTACTGCTCATCTATTAGGTGGAATGGCAACATTATCTATGTTGTGGATTCTCTGTGAAAGGTTGGCTGATAAACCTAGACAATTACATGGGAGGTATTTGCCGGGAATAAGGCGATTACGGCTACTTGCTCTGACTGCAGTTGCAATAGTAATTCTACAGATTGGACTCGGTGGTTGGACCAGCTCTAATTACGCAGCTTTAGCTTGTCCAGATTTTCCAACTTGTCATAACCAATGGTGGCCACAGGCAAACTTTGTAGAAGGCTTTAATATTTTTCAACAAATTGGCCCAAATTATTTAGGTGGTGCATTAGAGAGTGATGCACGTACGGCAATACATCTTGCCCATCGTATTGGAGCACTGATTACAACAGCAATTGTACTCATTCTTTCAGTTTTAGCTTGGAGGTCTGGGTTGAGAGGTTGGTCATTATGGCTTAACGGGGTACTACTTCTTCAAGTCAGCTTGGGAATAGCAAATGTTGTTATGTCTCTACCATTAGGGATTGCTGTGGCACACAATGCTGGTGCAGCTCTTCTACTTCTTAGTCTGCTAACTTTTTGTTACCGAATATACACAATGAATGCTGTCATTATAAATAAACAAGAGGTAGTCGATGTGGAAGTAATAGAGCGGGGAGAAGGTTTAACTACCGTATCCAATCTTAATTAGATATTAAGCGTATATAAATATAAAAATAGGTGCGAATATGGCCATAAATTCCACGGGAATACATCAAATTCAATGGCGGGACTACTATGAGCTTACTAAGCCTCGAGTAGTTATGCTTATGCTGTTAACTTCTGTTATTGGAATGTTTTTAGCTGTTCCAGGAATGGTGCCGCTAGATATTTTAGTATTTGGTAATTTGGGAATTGCATTTTGTGCGGGTAGTGCTGCGGCAGTAAATCATTTAGTTGATCGTCATATTGATACAAAAATGGCTCGTACCAGTAATCGCCCGATTGCGAAAGGACGGGTTGAGCCAACTAAAGCTATTGCTTTTGCTCTTAGCTTGGGCGTGACGGGGATGTTTATCCTATTGGTTTTTGTAAATGCCCTTACCGCTTGGCTAACCTTAATATCTCTTCTCGGATATGCGGTGATTTACACCATGTTTCTGAAACGCGCCACACCACAAAACATTGTTATAGGTGGGCTTGCAGGAGCCGCTCCGCCCTTACTGGGATGGACTGCGGTTACTGGGGAAGTGCATGGGCATGCATTGTTGTTAGTATTGATTATTTTTGCTTGGACTCCTCCACATTTTTGGGCCCTTGCCGTACATAGAAAAGAAGAGTATGCAAAAGCTGATATTCCTATGTTGCCGGTTACGCATGGAATACCCTATACAAACCTAAATATAGTTTTGTATACCTTTATTTTACTGGCCGTTAGCCTATTGCCCTTTGCTACCGCGATGTTTGGGTGGTTATATTTACTGGGTGCTGTTGTACTTGGGTTTGGTTTTGTTTATTGGAGCTTTGTAATGCTCATTGGAAAAAACCCCAATGCTGGTATGGAGACTTTCAAATATTCGATAATTTATTTAATGGCACTATTTTTTATCATGCTATTAGATCATTATTTAATTGAAGTGTGAGGGAAAAGTGGAAAATCAATATTCTGCCATCGATAAACAGAAACGTGGAATTAGAATTACCGTTATTGTTCTTTTAGTATTGATTCTTGCTGTGCTTGCAGGATTCATACATAAGCTCGGACAGCCTCGTATTATTACTGATGAGGAGCTTAGAATTAATGGCGCTGTAAAACTGCAGAGACCAAGAATCATAGAAGATATACAATTATTGTCTGATGACAGTAGAGATTTCTATACCAAAGACTTTCAAGGTAAGTGGACTCTGGTATTTTTTGGGTTTACCCACTGTCCAGATATCTGTCCAACAACTCTATCTACACTTAATAATTTTTATAAAACTTTAGACGAAAGTACCAGAGCATCTACAGACGTAGTACTCGTATCGGTTGACCCAAGCAGGGACAAGCCGGAGCAGTTAGGGCAGTATGTCCGTTATTTTAATTCTGAATTCCGTGGTATTACCGGTGATTTTTTTAAGCTGAAGAAATTTGCCACTCAGCTAAATGTACCTTTTAATAAAGTTTCTCTTGCTGAGGGCGGTTATACTATCGATCATGGGTCTCAAGTTGTATTAATTAATCCTAGAGGGCATTATCACGCTTTTTTTAAGGCACCTTTAGATCCTGCAAAAATGAAGTTGACCTATCGTTCAATACGAGCGACCTTTAATGGATAGTGAAGGAATCGCATGAGCTATTGTTATCAAATAATATATTAATTCTGGGTCAATCGATGCAAAATGAAGTTGCTGCCTTAAGGAGAAGAGGA
This DNA window, taken from Microbulbifer sp. MKSA007, encodes the following:
- a CDS encoding COX15/CtaA family protein, with protein sequence MSKQETPKNWRHIITWAACILAVVVVVLGAFTRLVDAGLGCPDWPGCYGHLTWPNDIKEIKTANMIFPDSPVDVSKTWPEMVHRYFAGTLLLFVVLLTYLAWRDRQAPTFKQTHILLIIIILQAAFGMWTVTLKLWPQVVTAHLLGGMATLSMLWILCERLADKPRQLHGRYLPGIRRLRLLALTAVAIVILQIGLGGWTSSNYAALACPDFPTCHNQWWPQANFVEGFNIFQQIGPNYLGGALESDARTAIHLAHRIGALITTAIVLILSVLAWRSGLRGWSLWLNGVLLLQVSLGIANVVMSLPLGIAVAHNAGAALLLLSLLTFCYRIYTMNAVIINKQEVVDVEVIERGEGLTTVSNLN
- the cyoE gene encoding heme o synthase; translated protein: MAINSTGIHQIQWRDYYELTKPRVVMLMLLTSVIGMFLAVPGMVPLDILVFGNLGIAFCAGSAAAVNHLVDRHIDTKMARTSNRPIAKGRVEPTKAIAFALSLGVTGMFILLVFVNALTAWLTLISLLGYAVIYTMFLKRATPQNIVIGGLAGAAPPLLGWTAVTGEVHGHALLLVLIIFAWTPPHFWALAVHRKEEYAKADIPMLPVTHGIPYTNLNIVLYTFILLAVSLLPFATAMFGWLYLLGAVVLGFGFVYWSFVMLIGKNPNAGMETFKYSIIYLMALFFIMLLDHYLIEV
- a CDS encoding SCO family protein — encoded protein: MENQYSAIDKQKRGIRITVIVLLVLILAVLAGFIHKLGQPRIITDEELRINGAVKLQRPRIIEDIQLLSDDSRDFYTKDFQGKWTLVFFGFTHCPDICPTTLSTLNNFYKTLDESTRASTDVVLVSVDPSRDKPEQLGQYVRYFNSEFRGITGDFFKLKKFATQLNVPFNKVSLAEGGYTIDHGSQVVLINPRGHYHAFFKAPLDPAKMKLTYRSIRATFNG